Proteins from a genomic interval of Desulfovibrio aminophilus DSM 12254:
- a CDS encoding DsbA family protein produces the protein MLRRWLVLVVAAVILAGCAAKSPVSRETLREEIRKTLRENPDLVLDVVREHREDVLRAVEDGARERRSQEQAERYAKALANPLKPEIDAGRPMLGAPDAPVTIVVYSDFLCPYCGRGAANVRRLLEKRPRDIRFFFKHLPLHPMSMELAETFEALALRDEAQAWAFHDRAFAQREKLESGGEDALRALLREIGADPARVARDRGDRRVADRIARDVQEASSFNVDGTPTFLINGVLVAGAVPVEEMDAVVAAALRAAASGTICRDCPNQ, from the coding sequence ATGCTTCGTCGCTGGCTTGTTCTGGTCGTGGCGGCCGTCATTTTGGCCGGTTGCGCGGCCAAATCCCCGGTTTCGCGCGAAACCTTGCGCGAGGAGATCCGCAAGACCTTGCGCGAAAACCCCGATCTGGTCCTGGACGTCGTGCGCGAACATCGCGAGGACGTGTTGCGGGCGGTGGAGGATGGAGCCAGGGAGCGTCGTTCCCAGGAGCAGGCCGAGCGTTACGCCAAGGCCCTGGCCAATCCCCTCAAGCCCGAGATCGACGCTGGGCGGCCTATGCTCGGGGCGCCGGACGCGCCCGTGACCATCGTGGTCTACTCCGACTTCCTCTGCCCCTATTGCGGCCGGGGCGCCGCCAACGTGCGCCGATTGCTGGAAAAACGTCCGCGCGACATCCGTTTCTTCTTCAAGCATCTGCCGCTGCACCCCATGTCCATGGAGCTGGCCGAAACCTTCGAGGCCCTGGCCTTGCGGGATGAGGCCCAGGCCTGGGCCTTCCATGACCGGGCCTTCGCCCAACGGGAAAAATTGGAGTCCGGTGGCGAGGACGCGCTCAGGGCCCTGCTCCGCGAGATCGGGGCCGACCCCGCCCGGGTGGCCCGCGACCGCGGGGACCGCAGGGTGGCTGACCGCATCGCCCGGGACGTGCAGGAAGCCTCGTCCTTCAATGTGGACGGGACACCGACGTTTCTGATCAACGGGGTGCTGGTGGCCGGGGCCGTGCCCGTGGAGGAGATGGACGCCGTGGTCGCCGCCGCGCTCAGGGCGGCGGCCTCCGGGACCATCTGCCGGGACTGCCCGAACCAGTAG
- a CDS encoding STAS domain-containing protein, which produces MQFESAKQGKAVVIKAKGRMDAASAPEFEAECGRFIDQGETLLAVDLGGVEYLSSAGLRSILATAKRLKARQGEIRFCGLTGMVQEVFSVSGFSSMFQVRPTLADLLGG; this is translated from the coding sequence ATGCAGTTCGAAAGCGCCAAGCAAGGCAAGGCCGTGGTCATCAAGGCCAAGGGGCGCATGGACGCGGCCTCGGCCCCGGAATTCGAGGCCGAATGCGGCCGATTCATCGATCAGGGGGAAACGCTCCTGGCCGTGGACCTGGGCGGGGTGGAATATCTGAGCAGCGCGGGGTTGCGCAGCATCCTGGCCACCGCCAAGCGGCTCAAGGCCCGCCAGGGGGAAATCCGCTTCTGCGGCCTGACCGGCATGGTCCAGGAAGTCTTCTCAGTCTCCGGTTTTTCGTCCATGTTCCAGGTCCGCCCGACGCTGGCCGACCTGCTCGGCGGCTGA